The nucleotide window GACGACGGTCAGGGCACGGACGCGGTCGGGTCCCCACCAGCGGGTGAGGGCTGCGAACGCGGGCGGGTAGAAGGTGGTGGCCATCGCGACGCCCGCGAGCAGCCAGCCCGCTGTGAAGCACGCCAGGCCGGGAGCGGTGGCGATGAGCAGGAGGGCCAGGGTTCCGAGCACCGAACCCGCTGTCATCACGGCGCGCGGACCCCTGCGGTCCAGGACGCGTCCGACGGGGATTCCGAACGCCGCGGACACGAGCAGAGCGGCCGAGAAGGCCGCGGTGGTGACGGCCGGGGACCAGCCTGTGTCGGCGGTGATCCGGGAGTTGAGGACGGGAAAGGCGTAGTAGATGACGCCCCAGCTGGTGATCTGGGTGGCGCAGAGGGCGGGCAGGACGACGTGCGGCCGCGACCGGACCCCCGTCCTGGTCGCGGCCGCACCGGCCGGGAGCTGCGGCATGGAGGTCAGCAGCCACCGGAGGCGGCCGGGGCGCCGATGCCGACCTGGAGCGTGGCGGGCGCGGCGCAGCAGCCGCCGCCGTCGCTCGGGGCGGTTTCGGGCTCGTCGAAGAGGCCGGCGCCGCCACAGACTCCGGTCTCGGGCAGGACGAGTTCGACGCGCTCGGCGGCTTCCTGGTCTCCGGCGAGTGCCGCGGCGATGGAGCGGACCTGCTCGTAGCCGGTCATGGCCAGGAACGTCGGTGCCCGTCCGTAGGACTTCATTCCGACCAGGTAGACGTCCTTCTCCGGGTGGGAGAGCTCGTTGACGCCGTGCGGGTAGACGGTGCCGCACGAGTGCTGGTTGGGGTCGATGAGCGGGGCGAGGCCGGTGGGCGCCTGGAGGCGCTCGTCCAGGCCGAGGCGCAGCTCGGAGAGGAAGGAGAGGTCGGGGCGCAGCCCGGTGAGGACGATGATCTCGTCCACCGGGTCCAGGCGGCGGCCGTCCTCGGCGAGCAGGACCAGCTGTTCGCCCGCCTTCTCCACGGCGCCGGTGCGGAAGCCGGTGACGGCGTCGGCGTGGCCGTCGTCGACGGCCGCCTTGGCGGCGAGGCCGAGGGCACCGCGTGCGGGCAGCTGGTCGGCGGTGCCGCCGCCGAAGGTGGAACCGGTGACGCCGCGACGCAGAACCCACACCGCGTGTGTGCCGCCTTCCTTCCTGGCGAGGCCGGCGAGAGAGGCGAGCGCGGTGAAGGCCGAGGCACCGGAGCCGATGACCGCGGTGCGCCTGCCCGCGTACCGAGCGCGGACGGCGGGGTCCTCGAGGTCGGGAACCCGGTACGAGATCCGGTCGGCCGCCGCCTTCTCGCCGAGCGCCGGAAGGCCGTCGCCGCCGATGGGGCTGGGCGTGGACCAGGTGCCGGACGCGTCGATGACGGCACGGGCGGTGATCCGCTCCTCGGTCCCGTCGGCCAGCTCGATGTGCACGGTGAAGGGCTGCTGCTCCCGGTCCGCGTCGACGACCCGGTCGCGGCCGAGACGGGACACACCGGTCACCGTGGCGCCGTAGCGGACCTTGTCGCCGAGGACGTCGGCGAGCGGCTGGAGGTACCGCTCGGCCCAGTCCGCGCCGGAGGGGTAGGTCGCACCGTCGGGGGCGGACCAGCCGGTGGGCGCCAGCAGCTTCTCGGCGGCCGGGTCCACGACCTCGGACCAGGTGGAGA belongs to Streptomyces finlayi and includes:
- a CDS encoding NAD(P)-binding domain-containing protein, whose translation is MSEKQLPVVVIGAGPAGLAAAAHLVERAIEPLVLEAGAAAGSAVREWGHVRLFSTWSEVVDPAAEKLLAPTGWSAPDGATYPSGADWAERYLQPLADVLGDKVRYGATVTGVSRLGRDRVVDADREQQPFTVHIELADGTEERITARAVIDASGTWSTPSPIGGDGLPALGEKAAADRISYRVPDLEDPAVRARYAGRRTAVIGSGASAFTALASLAGLARKEGGTHAVWVLRRGVTGSTFGGGTADQLPARGALGLAAKAAVDDGHADAVTGFRTGAVEKAGEQLVLLAEDGRRLDPVDEIIVLTGLRPDLSFLSELRLGLDERLQAPTGLAPLIDPNQHSCGTVYPHGVNELSHPEKDVYLVGMKSYGRAPTFLAMTGYEQVRSIAAALAGDQEAAERVELVLPETGVCGGAGLFDEPETAPSDGGGCCAAPATLQVGIGAPAASGGC